One genomic segment of Mesoterricola silvestris includes these proteins:
- a CDS encoding formate--tetrahydrofolate ligase — MHQPIPADIDIARHASMLPIGEIAARLGIPDSALEPHGRVKAKISLDLYRGLRAGPQGKLVLVTAITPTPAGEGKTTTTIGLTDALARLGKKAMLCIREPSLGPCFGIKGGAAGGGYAQVVPMEDINLHFTGDFHAIGVAHNLLSAVIDNHLASGNALDIDPARVVWRRVVDMNDRALRQIVVGLGGSANGAPRETGYDITVASEVMAVFCLSESIHELKERLGRMIVAYTRDRRPVLASQLKVHGAMAALLKDAIKPNLVQTLENNPALVHGGPFANIAHGCNSLIATRMALGLADYVVTEAGFGADLGAEKFLDIMCRQSGLVPDAVVLVATVRALKMHGGVAKADLGRPDAEAVRRGLPNLLKHLENIQAWGLPVVVAVNHFTADTPEETAAIEEACAALGVKAVRADHWARGGEGALDLAGALLELTGGPRPALAFTYPGELPLWEKVRTVARRIYGASDIKGDAKVLKAFADLEAAGFGHLPVCLAKTQYSFSTDPQLRGRPEGFTLAVRDVRVSAGAGFVVVLTGDIMTMPGLPKVPAAELIDIDEEGNITGLS, encoded by the coding sequence ATGCATCAGCCCATCCCCGCCGACATCGATATCGCCCGCCACGCCTCCATGCTGCCCATCGGGGAGATCGCCGCCCGGCTCGGCATCCCGGATTCCGCCCTGGAACCCCACGGCCGCGTCAAGGCCAAGATCTCCCTGGACCTCTACCGGGGTCTGCGCGCCGGGCCCCAGGGCAAGCTCGTCCTCGTAACCGCCATCACCCCCACCCCCGCCGGGGAAGGGAAGACCACCACCACCATCGGCCTCACCGACGCCCTGGCCCGCCTGGGGAAGAAGGCGATGCTCTGCATCCGCGAGCCCTCCCTGGGCCCCTGTTTCGGCATCAAGGGGGGCGCCGCCGGGGGCGGCTACGCGCAGGTGGTGCCCATGGAGGATATCAACCTCCATTTCACCGGCGACTTCCACGCCATCGGCGTGGCCCACAACCTGCTCTCCGCGGTCATCGACAACCACCTCGCCTCGGGCAACGCGCTGGACATCGACCCCGCGCGGGTGGTGTGGCGGCGCGTGGTGGACATGAACGACCGGGCCCTGCGCCAGATCGTGGTGGGGCTGGGGGGCTCGGCCAACGGCGCCCCGCGGGAGACCGGCTACGACATCACCGTGGCCTCCGAGGTCATGGCCGTGTTCTGCCTCTCCGAATCCATCCACGAGCTCAAGGAGCGCCTGGGCCGCATGATCGTGGCCTACACCCGGGACCGCCGCCCCGTGCTGGCCTCCCAGCTCAAGGTCCACGGCGCCATGGCCGCCCTCCTCAAGGACGCCATCAAGCCCAACCTCGTCCAGACCCTGGAGAACAACCCCGCCCTGGTGCACGGGGGCCCCTTCGCCAACATCGCCCACGGCTGCAACAGCCTCATCGCCACCCGCATGGCCCTGGGACTGGCCGACTACGTGGTCACCGAGGCGGGCTTCGGCGCGGACCTGGGGGCCGAGAAGTTCCTGGACATCATGTGCCGGCAGTCGGGGCTGGTGCCCGACGCCGTGGTGCTGGTGGCCACCGTGCGCGCCCTCAAGATGCACGGCGGCGTCGCCAAGGCCGACCTGGGCCGCCCCGACGCCGAAGCCGTGCGCCGGGGCCTGCCCAACCTCCTCAAGCACCTGGAGAACATCCAGGCCTGGGGCCTGCCCGTGGTGGTGGCCGTCAACCACTTCACCGCCGACACCCCGGAGGAGACCGCGGCCATCGAAGAGGCCTGCGCGGCCCTGGGCGTGAAGGCCGTGCGCGCCGACCACTGGGCCCGGGGCGGCGAGGGCGCCCTGGACCTCGCCGGCGCCCTGCTGGAACTCACCGGCGGCCCCAGGCCGGCCCTGGCCTTCACCTACCCCGGCGAACTCCCCCTGTGGGAGAAGGTGCGCACCGTGGCCCGCAGGATCTACGGCGCCTCGGACATCAAGGGCGACGCCAAGGTCCTGAAGGCCTTCGCGGACCTGGAGGCCGCCGGCTTCGGCCACCTTCCGGTGTGCCTGGCCAAGACCCAGTACTCCTTCTCCACCGACCCCCAGCTCCGGGGCCGCCCCGAGGGCTTCACCCTGGCCGTGCGGGACGTGCGGGTGTCCGCGGGCGCCGGCTTCGTGGTGGTGCTCACCGGGGACATCATGACGATGCCCGGGCTCCCCAAGGTGCCCGCGGCCGAACTCATCGATATCGATGAGGAGGGGAATATCACGGGCCTTTCGTGA
- a CDS encoding histidine phosphatase family protein yields MPRRLVLAFLAAFALAAQDTVAVLIHHAEKGARTSNAQLSSRGLRRAEDLAVELAPFKPAAIFATDLWRTQQTVAPLARRLGLVPEIRARGEEAAVGREVLEDYRGRTVVLCGHSDTLAVLAGALGYRGFFPEIRAYDRIWILTVPEGPGPVRLEERGQRPSLTKGP; encoded by the coding sequence ATGCCCCGGCGCCTGGTCCTGGCCTTCCTGGCGGCCTTCGCCCTGGCGGCCCAGGACACCGTCGCGGTGCTGATCCACCACGCGGAAAAGGGGGCCCGCACCTCCAACGCCCAGCTCTCCTCCCGGGGCCTCCGCCGCGCCGAGGACCTGGCGGTGGAACTCGCCCCCTTCAAGCCCGCCGCCATCTTCGCCACGGACCTCTGGCGCACCCAGCAGACCGTGGCGCCCCTGGCCCGGCGCCTGGGCCTGGTGCCCGAGATCCGGGCCCGGGGCGAGGAGGCCGCGGTGGGCCGGGAGGTGCTGGAGGACTACCGGGGAAGGACCGTGGTCCTCTGCGGGCATTCCGATACCCTGGCCGTCCTGGCGGGGGCGCTGGGATACCGGGGCTTCTTCCCGGAGATCCGGGCCTACGACCGGATCTGGATCCTCACCGTGCCGGAGGGGCCAGGGCCGGTACGGCTGGAGGAGCGCGGACAGAGGCCGTCCCTCACGAAAGGCCCGTGA